The following DNA comes from Scyliorhinus canicula unplaced genomic scaffold, sScyCan1.1, whole genome shotgun sequence.
AATCAACCTTTGAAAACCCCCCTTCAGGTAGCTATATAGAAGCTGCAGCCTCTCACACTGAATGTCTACGTAATCCAGAGGCACCTCCAGCCTGCAAACATCAGCTTCAGCCTGGGGGTGGGTGAAACATTTAAACAACCTGTTACAATATATTGTTCGGGGGCACTAGGACCCGGCTGGGAACAGAAACCTTCAGGTCCCGCCCACCAGGTGTTGCGTCACCAAGACGCCAGCGCATGCGCTCTGCTTCCCCAAGATGGTGGCTGTGAAGCAGGGCCTGGTCCTGGGACAGAGAGCTGACCGGCGGTGAtgtgacctgaggatcaccacacctcaggcaaggggccaggttcaggaataactgggaaggtgatgtttggtcagttgctgcagtcAGTGTAGTGAAGGTGCTGTCACAGTGGTGTGAGGTAAAGAAGTACAGGATTATCACCCAGCAATGATGAATTAAGGGGAATGTAAATCCAGCTCAGGCTGCTTTCAGATTGGAAAGGCAGCTAAGGTGTGTCCTTAGAGCTGGTGAATGTTCTGGTTTTGGCAGTTTCTCTATTaagtcattccctccctccctatacCACCTCTATCTTTAGAgtcgtagaattttacagcacggaaagagagCCTTTGGCCCATTCATTATACATTTATTAGTCTCACAAgggggcttacattaacactgcaatgaagttactgtgaaaatcccctagtcgccacattccggcgcctgtttaggtagacagagggagaattcagaatgtccaattcacctaacaaacacgtctttgtttgggacttgttggaggaaaccggaacacccggaggaaacccacatagacacagggagaacatacagactctgcacagacagtgacccaagctgggaattgaaccggggtccctgatgctgtgaagcaacagtgctagccattgtgctaccatggcgCCCAGCATGGCAGCCGGTCCTCAAAGACCCTAATGGGAGCCTTACCTCCGCACCTTCTGACAGGCCAATGACTCAGATGTTCTTTCTCTGACCctcggttctccaaatcctccagtaCCTCCGCCAGCCACTCGGCTGGTTTTCAAAGGATTAAATTTCGACGGAGGCATCTTGCTGAAcgttcaggattctctcctctGGTTCATCgagacttttttttcttttttaaaataaatttagagtgcccaattcattttgtccaattaaggggcaatttagcatggccaatccacctaacctgcatgtcctcggactgtgggaggaaaccggaggaaacccgcgcagacatggggacctgtgcagactccgcacagacagtgacccaagccgggaatcaaacctgggaccctagaattgtgaagcaacagtgctaaccactgtgctactcaacTGCGATACACCAgaatgagaatggagggagagtgtgtgggatggagatttacagctttcagGGAATAAGGGAGAGGAAAAAATGtcacatagaaactagaattgtctgttatgagtttctatcctgtactgacagtgatgaattttgtaaattgtttttacaggtattagatgaggaagaattacagacagaaatctcaatcgTCACGTCTCAATCTGACAGTTACTCGATTCCTTGGAACCTGAATATCTCCAACCATTGAATCTAGAAGGTGAAACCTTTTTCCGAACTGTCAGCTAAAGATTTcaaccatcagtgtgactggaaaagcaccaagacccacacaacAGACACCCGAGTGAGTGTTcctgtgaactgactgtggaaagagctttaaccagttacacagcctgaaaaacataaCAACATTCACAGCTGGGAGAGACCATACTCGTGTTGTATCTGCGgacaaggcttcaactgattgtacAACCTGGAGACACacaacatggagaaaccatggaaatgtgaggactgtgggaagggatttagattcccatctaagctggagattcatcgacgcagtcacactggggacaggccgttcacctgctacaagtgcgggaagggattcactcagttattcaatctgcagacacaccagcgagttcacacaggggagaggccattcacctgctctcagtgtgagaagcgaTTCAGTGATTCAACCACCTTGCagatacatcagcgagttcacactggggagaaaccattcacctgctctcagtgtttgaagggattcactcggctatccaccctgcagtcacaccagcgagttcacactggggagaggccattcacctgctctcagtgtgggaaaggatttgcacACTTATCCACCCTGCGGGGACAcaaacgtgttcacactggggaaaggccattcacctgctttcagtgtgggaagggatttattgattcatccaccctgcggaaacatcagcgagttcacactggggagaggccactcacctgctctcaatgtgggaagggattcactcggttatctcaTCTGCGGattcaccagcgaattcacactggggagaggccattcacctgcactcaGTGTAAGAAGggtttcagtgattcatccaccctgcagaaacatcagcgagttcacactggggagaggccattcacctgttctcaatgtgggaagggattcactcggttaaccaCCCTGCGtacacaccagcgtgttcacactggggagaggccattcacctgctctcagtgtgggaagggattcattcggttatctcacctgcggattcaccagcgagttcacactggggagaggccactcacctgctctcagtgtgggagaggatttactcagttatccaacctgcagatacaccagcgagttcacactggggagaggccgttcacctgctctccgtgtgggaagggattcactcagttatctcacctgcagacacaccaacgagttcacactggggaaaggccattcacctgctctcggtgtgggaaagtatttactcagttatccaacctgcggagacaccagcgagttcacactggggagacgccGTCCACCTCTCCATGTGAGATGGGATTACATGTTTCATTGGACCTtctgtgacaccaacaatttcacaaatgattacaggggttggattctgctgttattgtttccgcTCTACACCCAgggctgcattttgttcattctgacaggtggtcagtggggatggtcggagggtttctttctgctggactggccggtctcaccactttgcctccagtgggctgatgctctttgagccttgttgctgatacctggcttcaaattgcacaaggatcaCAAGAGTGGAAGGGTGTTTGCAAATGTGAAGATATGTTCTTTCCATTTCTGTTTCAAACCCTCCAAAGCGtgccacattgccatggagatgggccctggtggttacatggttcttttgtttatCTGGGTGTTCCTCACAGAAGGAAACTATCaggttatgaggggcaagttgtctgaggtggactgggaaactgaTTGGTACAGGGAATACCTAATTTATCAGGggatggttagctcagttggctggacaactggttggtgatgcagagcaaggccaacagtgaggattcaactcccgtactggctgagtttattcatgtATGCCCCCCCTTCTCAACCAGGCCCGTCGCTtgaggtgtgctgaccctcgggttaaattacctccagtcagctctctctctgccaaaggggagagcagcctatggtcctctgggatttttgcaatttgtatttcacatatatacaacaaatatagattcctttaaggaTCAAACACCTAACAGGAAAAGTAATGTAATCGTGGcgaacaagaaaagttaaagattccatgagatccattagaattcagcaaaggaggaccaagaaactgattagagcaaactggtgagaaacataaaaaccaacTGGAAAAGCTTCTAcatgaatgtgaaaaggaaaagattagcaaagactaatgtgggtccattccaggcagagacaggacagtttataatggggagtaaggaaatggcagagaaaataaacaacgtgtgtctgtcttcacagaggaagatacagaaattgtccccaaaacaccagagaacgaagggactggcagagattagtagtggtgaaaaagtagcactggagaaattaatggggttggaagtgaataaatccccaaaagctgatggtctacatcccagagtgttgaatgaGGTGGCTGTCGAGATCTCTATtcctcattctaaattctcctgactctatCTGGAATGGGCAAACCTTTGagccaaacataagaacataagaactaggagcaggagtaggccatctggcccctcgagcctggtccgccattcaattagatcatggctgatcttttgtggactgagctcaactttccggcccgaacaccataacccttaatccctttattcttcaaaaaactatctatctttaccttaaaaacatgtaatggaggagcctcaactgcttcactgggcaaggaattctatagattcacaaccctttgggtgaagaggttcctcctaaactcagtcctaaatctacttccctttattttgaggctatgtcccctagttcttctttcacccaccagtggaaacaacctgcacgcatctatcctatctattcccttcataattttaaatgtttctataagatcccccctcacccttctaaattccaacgagtacagtcccagtctactcaacctctccccataatccaacccctttagctctgggattaacgtaatggatctcctctgcacacactccagcaccagtatgtcCTTTTTACGTAGCCACAGAAACTTTTACACTCCATTTTTATGTATTTTGCTAGTtcacattctattctattctcccttTTTTTCCTCGGTGTCTTGGTTGAAGAACTGAAGTAAATGAACCTCGGGAATGAATCATCACTTTGGACAGGTTCTGAGACAATTAAGTTTCGATTTATAAGGCAGAGTAACTATAATCGTGGAGTGTATTTCTAGATTGTGAAAAAGGGCAAGGTTCTagtttatagtttaatgtgtAGGATTCTGACTGAAAGTAGCTTctagtttgtttgtttgttgtattaaaactcatAAAACCTGAAGTCCCATCGTGTGAtcctttaatttgttgactgggagTTTGATTTTTTCTAAGAAGTTGCTGACCTTTTTGGGAGAGGGTGACCGGGACTGATAGTGACGTGACCCCAGGGTTCAGTGCCCCCGTGTCCAAAGCGGGGAGTCACGGGGACAGGGTACAGAGTAGCTGAAGGGAACTATTTGGGtccagaacattgtgaacatcctgttactctgattgtctttgatcctcaagtAATTTTCCGTCAGCTTTTTTAACCATGTTCTATTtcatcaataaacttttaaacagaaaatatttgaatttgttgGACTTTTCCTGATTAAAATTGTTCACTTttgggaaagtgggtgagaggggttgacaggctctttaacagaaagtgagtccgtcgaatgtaattggcaaaggagccagaggggTAGAGGAGATTTGAATTTTCTTTTGACACAGTGTTTGAAAATGGGGTTCAGGGAATCAATCTTGATTGACTAATTTAGCAAGatgtttgaggaagtaacaaggggaacctgtagatgtgctttatctggatttccagaaggtatgctgtacctgtcctgggactgtttgatggggacaatgcagAGGACCATTTACATTGTACCCAACCTTGTGCTATACCGATCATGGGAGTGTTTTGATGGGGACATCatcgagggagatttactctgtatctaacaccattTTGTATCAGccttgggagtgtttcatggggcaaCGTAGAGGGAGCTGTGCTGTAACTGATTGGAGAATGGTTCAAGCTGGCACTTAGTACTCAGATTCTCCagtacagacacccttcactttaaaaataaaatttcattCAGAGATAAGAGAAACCATCACCGGtccccccactgtctccccccccccccccctccccccccggtctctccccccccccctgtctccccccccccccctgtctcccccccccacccccccccccccccctttgcaggCCCAGAGGGGCAGTGACAATCCTGAACATTGTTGTAGTCTGCTTGATATTTCATGTGTCTTTTTCtgttccatagaatctctacaatgcagaaggaggccattcagcccatcggtctgcactgaccctccaatatGGCACCCCACTCaggaccactcctccaccctatccccagaaccccacctaacctttggacactcaggggaagtctcttattatggccaatccacctaacctgtgcatctttggactgagggaggaaattggagcacccagaaggaacccacgcagacacggggaggaagtgcaaaccctacagagtcacccgaggccggaatcaaaccccccTCCCTTTGATCTCCAGTCAGCCTCTGTTTGAATGACCAGAGCCCCAGTTTCTCTAATCTGTCCTGGTAACTAAATCCTCTCTTCCCTGGGATCATCTCAgtgaatctcttctacaccctctccatggccttgacatccttcctggtgTAATATCCCCAAAACCTGATCTAATATTCCAACTGCAGCCTAACCAATGATTTGTACCAGGTTTACATGACATCTGTCATTTTGTACTCTAAAACCTTGGATCCCATGTGTATTTGAAACACTTTATCAACTTGTCCTCCCACATTTAAACATTTGTGTATCTGAACTCTTTTTAGGGTTTTGGAGATATTAACAAAACATGGCTGAAATACATTGACATCTAATGTCTGATATAATGTGTGTTATGGGAGAGAGAAGTTTAGTCTGAGTTAGAAACTCAAACAGGCGCATCATTGCAGACAGGTCACCATGGAAACGCTGATAAGACATTCCTTCACTGCAAACAGGTCACCGTGGAAACGCTGATCAGACATTCCTAACCTGCAGACAGGTCACCATGGAAACGCTGATAAGACATTCCTTCACTGCAGACAGGTCACCGTGGAAACGTTGATAAGACATTCCATTCCACAGAATCCACTCATTGGAAACTCTAATCGGATCGGGGAGAGGGACAGATTTTGTCTGTTATTAACCTCAACATAAACTTAAACCAGAGTGAATAATGGAACAGATTAAATTCTAATGCGTGATATTTTCGCTACAGTAGTGGAATTATCAGAAATAATAGAATTAACAGGCAGGGTAGTTTAGGGAAAATGAAGAAATTACTGAAGAAACGTAACTGCTGTGAACCAAGAATGTGTCCTTGTAACTCACAGATTAGATAAATTCCTGCTGTCTTTTCCTCACTTGCTGCATGAACTGTGTTCCGTACTGGCCACCAAACCTCAGGAAAGATACATTGCACTCGGTAACGGTCCAGTACAGATTGACCATGATGAAGTGAGGTTGgtgaactgagtgaatcccttcgcaCACACGGAGAACATTAATGGTCGCTCCTCAGTGTGAACatgtcgatgaatctccaggtcTGATTAAATCTATTCCACAGTACCCAGATTTCCAAGGTTTCTTCCAGCGTGACTACATATTGTTCGAAAGGTCAGACCATCGGCTAAAACGTCATCCACATTCCAAACACGGGAACTGTTTCTCCCACATTGAACAGggtctttgaacaaagaacaatacaacacaggaacaggccattcggccctccaagcctgtactggtcatgataccaatcatTGCCAAAAcgttcagcacttccttgtgctgtatccctctatacccatcctatccatgtgtttgtcaagatgccttttgaacgccattaatgtatctgcttccacaacctcccctgggaatgcgttccaggcactcaccacccactgcgtaaacaagcctgcctcgcacatctcctctaaactttgccccagagacctatgccccctggtgactgatccctccaccctgggaaagagtgcctgcccatccactctatccatgcccctcataatcttgtcgacctctttcaggtcacccctcaacctctgtctttctaacgaaaacagtccgcgtctattcagcctctccacatagctaacgccctccagatgaggcaacatcctggtaaacctcctctgcacctctccaaagcctccacattcttctggtactctggcaaccagaattgtggacaatactccaagtgtggccttaccaaggttctatgcaactgcagcatgacttgccagtttttatacttgatgccctgtccaatgaaggcaagcaatccgtctgctttcttgagtAACTTGTCTATTTGTGCTGCcaacttcaaagatctgtgcacaTGCAACACAGAgaactctgactttctatattcctctgaGTTTtgacatttacagtatatttcccgtCATAATATTATAATATTCtctttaaccagtaatgctactcccccaccccttttacatccctctctatctctcctgaagcatctgtatCCTCCAACATTCAGTTGCCAATCCGGCCCTTCACTTAaacatgtttctgtgatagccgcaacatcgtaattccaagtactaataagtgctctaagttcatctgcctccccgctatacttctggcgttgaaacaaatactCTTCAAAACGCTATGTTTGAGCAGACAAGGTGATGTTGTTCTCATATTTTTGTTCTCcaattccccttcagttattacaccttctgcgCTCTCGTTCCCAcccccatactagtttaaatcctcccgagtgactcgagcaaacctcgcagccaggatattggtgccactccagtttagatgcaacacttccttcttgtacaggttacACCTgtcccagaagatatcccagtggctgttcaccctcccccttcaggatgtactgtgttcgttcagagacatcctggaccctggcaccagagaggcaaagtaccatcctggagtctctttcctgtccacagaagcacctatttgTGCCCCTTCCTatcgagtcccctataactatcgttctcctgcactttgccctcccctgctaagcaacagagccagttgtggtgccactgttcaggCTGCTGTTGTTGCTTTCCCCACTGGGCTATCCCtccaaacagtatccaaaacggtatacctgttagagagggggacagccataggggattcctgcactgcctgcctgcccttcctagcagtcacccatctgtctgatcCAGTGAACAGACTGTGGAAATAACTGGACCCAGTTACGCAGCctgacatcacaccattcacaacaCAGAGACACGTGTCCTGTGTGGACAAGGCTTCAACTGCTCATCCAACATGGAGAGACACAGGACACAGGCATCATAGAGAACGTGTGGAAATATGAGGACTGTGCGAAACAGTTCAAATGTTCATctcgggcaccaatatcctgagagtagggctgatcagagATAGTGGACAGAACTCATGCCACGAGTGTGAGGAGATGggcgaggccctaaatgaatatgttgcttcagtattcacgggagagagggaccttgttgctcatgagagcaGTGTGAACCAAGttgatagactcgaacaggttgacattaaggaggatgtgctggaaattttgaaaagcatcaagatagataagtcccctgggcctgacgggatataaccaaggttactacaggaagtgAGGAAGGAGATTTCtgtgccattggcgatgatcgTTGTGTCCttgctctccactggagtagcacCAGAtgtttggagggaggcaaatgttgtttccttgttcaagaaagggaatagggaaatccctgggaattacagacccatcagtcttacatctgtggtgagcaaattattggaaaggattgTGATAGGTAGGATTTATGATTACTTAGAAaatcatagtttgattaaaggtaGTCAGTCATgcatcacaagcctcattgaattctttgatgatgtgacaagacacattgatgaaggtcgggcagggatgtggtgtatatggatttcagtaagacatttgataatgttccccatggtaggctcattcagaaagttaggggacatgggatacagggaaatttggctgtctggatacagaattggctggccaatagAATACAgcgggtagtggatggaaagtattctgcctggtggtcgatgaccagtggtgtcttgcagggatctgttcttggACCTCTGCCCTTTGTTGTtcttataaatgatttggatgaggaagtggaaggcggGTTAGTACGTTTGTCGATGACACAATGGTTGGGGAAGTTGTAGAATGTAGATAGTGTTGGGGGCTGATGCAAGTTACaataggacattgacaggatgcagagctgggctgagaagtggcaggtggagttcaacctagatcaatgtgaaatgattcattttggaaggtcgaatttgaatgctgaatacagcgttaaaaggcagaattcttggaagtgtggatgaacagagggatcttggggtccacatacacagatccctcaaagttgccatccaggttgatagggttgttaagaaggcatatagtgtgttggctttcattaacaggggggttGAGTTTAATAGCCGtgatgttttgctgcagctttattaaatccttgtttttttttataaatttagattacccaattattttttccaattaaggggcaatttcgcgtggccaatccacctactctgcacatttttgggttgtgggggcgaaacccacgcagacacggggagaatttgcaaactccacacggacagtgacccagagccgggattgaacctgggacctcagcgctgtgaggcggttgtgctaaccactaggccaccgtgctgcccctatt
Coding sequences within:
- the LOC119959322 gene encoding zinc finger protein 239-like; the encoded protein is MEKPWKCEDCGKGFRFPSKLEIHRRSHTGDRPFTCYKCGKGFTQLFNLQTHQRVHTGERPFTCSQCEKRFSDSTTLQIHQRVHTGEKPFTCSQCLKGFTRLSTLQSHQRVHTGERPFTCSQCGKGFAHLSTLRGHKRVHTGERPFTCFQCGKGFIDSSTLRKHQRVHTGERPLTCSQCGKGFTRLSHLRIHQRIHTGERPFTCTQCKKGFSDSSTLQKHQRVHTGERPFTCSQCGKGFTRLTTLRTHQRVHTGERPFTCSQCGKGFIRLSHLRIHQRVHTGERPLTCSQCGRGFTQLSNLQIHQRVHTGERPFTCSPCGKGFTQLSHLQTHQRVHTGERPFTCSRCGKVFTQLSNLRRHQRVHTGETPSTSPCEMGLHVSLDLL